Proteins from a genomic interval of Hornefia porci:
- a CDS encoding type I-E CRISPR-associated protein Cse1/CasA, whose translation MKRFNLVSEPWIAVMEKESDEIREISLSELFINTGKYRCLSGEMEIQNFAVMRMILAVIHTVFSRFDVNGDPLSGISLDDRYVQTENVNEDDIEEYAEAAKGNWFKLYSMDFFPEIVNEYLEKQKDRFFLFSDKNPFYQVDPEEMKVLIKECNNDDSTSVMGKNLNRTISESEHVKAFFAPVIGEVIGKKTDNTSTKDLMSESEFARWLITYQEYAGTGDKASLVREVNGVKQSTASGWLYEIGGVYLKGKDLHETLVLNYIPVIPVEGFIGYIQRPCWEKSGIDNVRKICDEIFIDNYAELYTNWSRALSIKPDMDMDGPVSVSAIKLPGITKNSRSIEPMTVWKYHDSGKYKGVFRPARHKAEKSLWRSFGAVVLPSFSDGKEKHIRPRIFDQYELLSQASGERWTDIEGIGLIDNGQQASLTPVDEVYDSFQVNDLILTDQATDGWITRIADAVETTKAAISEYELYFRHIYEIRGLKDDICRKRAVDRAEEIYSQLDLEFKSWLASIEPGMSKDDKIGDWYSYLKKILTAEAEFVFENCSTRDMKGIKKNGRTMNITTEYNLFIRKLNKIL comes from the coding sequence ATGAAAAGATTTAATCTTGTAAGCGAGCCGTGGATAGCGGTGATGGAAAAGGAAAGCGACGAGATAAGGGAAATATCTCTGTCGGAACTCTTTATAAATACGGGGAAATACAGATGCCTTTCAGGGGAAATGGAGATCCAGAATTTTGCGGTAATGAGAATGATCCTCGCCGTGATCCATACCGTTTTCTCAAGGTTCGATGTCAACGGAGATCCACTTTCCGGTATTTCTCTGGATGACAGATATGTTCAGACTGAAAATGTGAATGAAGATGATATTGAAGAATACGCAGAGGCGGCCAAGGGAAATTGGTTCAAACTGTATTCAATGGATTTCTTCCCCGAAATAGTAAATGAGTATCTTGAAAAGCAGAAGGACAGGTTCTTCCTCTTCAGTGACAAGAATCCCTTCTATCAGGTGGATCCGGAAGAAATGAAAGTGCTCATAAAAGAATGCAATAATGATGATTCGACTTCCGTGATGGGGAAAAACCTGAACAGGACAATATCTGAAAGCGAACACGTCAAGGCGTTCTTCGCTCCTGTGATCGGGGAAGTGATTGGAAAGAAAACCGACAATACATCGACAAAGGATCTGATGTCTGAATCAGAATTCGCAAGATGGCTTATAACATATCAGGAATATGCCGGAACAGGAGACAAGGCAAGCCTTGTCAGAGAGGTAAACGGCGTAAAGCAGAGCACAGCAAGCGGATGGCTATACGAGATAGGAGGAGTTTATCTGAAGGGAAAGGATCTTCACGAAACGCTCGTTCTGAACTACATCCCGGTGATACCTGTGGAAGGATTCATCGGATACATCCAGAGGCCATGCTGGGAGAAAAGCGGCATTGATAACGTCAGAAAAATATGTGATGAGATATTCATAGATAATTATGCCGAACTGTACACGAACTGGAGCAGAGCGCTCAGCATAAAGCCTGACATGGATATGGATGGTCCGGTATCGGTCAGTGCCATCAAGCTGCCAGGAATAACCAAAAATAGCAGATCGATAGAACCTATGACCGTATGGAAATATCACGATTCTGGGAAATACAAAGGCGTGTTCCGTCCAGCAAGACACAAGGCGGAAAAGTCGCTGTGGAGGTCGTTCGGAGCGGTTGTGCTGCCTTCATTTTCTGACGGTAAGGAAAAGCACATTCGGCCGAGGATATTTGACCAGTACGAGCTTCTGTCACAGGCAAGCGGCGAACGGTGGACGGATATAGAAGGAATTGGTCTTATTGATAACGGGCAGCAGGCTTCGCTGACACCTGTGGATGAAGTTTATGATAGCTTCCAGGTCAATGACCTTATACTGACAGACCAAGCTACTGACGGATGGATAACGAGAATAGCCGATGCGGTGGAAACCACCAAAGCAGCTATATCCGAATACGAACTTTATTTCAGGCACATCTATGAGATAAGAGGACTCAAGGATGATATCTGTAGAAAAAGGGCGGTGGACAGGGCCGAAGAAATCTACAGTCAGTTGGACCTAGAATTCAAGTCCTGGCTTGCTTCCATAGAGCCGGGAATGAGTAAAGACGATAAAATCGGGGACTGGTATTCATACCTGAAAAAGATACTGACAGCGGAGGCGGAGTTCGTATTTGAAAATTGCTCTACAAGAGATATGAAAGGCATCAAGAAAAACGGCAGAACAATGAACATCACTACAGAATACAACCTGTTTATACGAAAACTGAACAAGATCTTGTGA
- a CDS encoding MFS transporter yields the protein MRERKFSVPSGAMTFILLMGIVSLFSDMTHEGARSILGEYLNLTGASAATIGFVSGVGELCGYSLRLLSGFLADKSRRYWTLVIFGYTLQVLAIPALALVPENGWILACGLVILERIGKAVKKPAKNTLVSFAASEVGTGKGFAYQEFLDQLGAFLGPVILFVITLIKGTGELFSAYRLCFAALGIPAAVTVALVLFAQRKYPHPEVFEKDEEEQTEFRFRPAFVLYMAAICLFAFGFADFTLITLHAARTHAFPTATLSLLYAGAMAVDAFAALFFGWLFDKIGLRALILSTLCSAFFAAFIFLSANPWSMAFGIFLWGIGMGAQESIMKAAASKIIPKSMRSTGFGIFETGFGIAWFLGSWLLGALYDIAPLYLAAVSAAAQLLAVVFYLLCIRQSAAMKQ from the coding sequence AAGAAAATTCAGCGTCCCCTCCGGCGCGATGACGTTTATTTTGCTAATGGGAATTGTCAGTCTGTTTTCGGACATGACTCACGAAGGGGCCCGGAGCATTCTGGGAGAGTATCTGAATCTGACCGGCGCATCGGCGGCAACCATCGGCTTTGTTTCCGGCGTCGGTGAGCTGTGCGGATACTCGCTGCGGCTGCTCTCCGGTTTCCTTGCGGACAAAAGCCGGCGCTACTGGACGCTGGTGATTTTCGGTTATACTCTGCAGGTGCTTGCGATTCCGGCTCTGGCGCTGGTTCCGGAGAACGGCTGGATTCTCGCCTGCGGGCTGGTGATTCTGGAGCGCATCGGCAAGGCGGTGAAGAAACCGGCGAAAAACACACTGGTGAGTTTCGCGGCCAGCGAGGTGGGAACCGGGAAGGGTTTCGCGTATCAGGAATTCCTGGATCAGCTCGGCGCATTCCTGGGCCCGGTGATTTTATTTGTCATTACGCTGATCAAGGGGACGGGAGAACTTTTTTCCGCCTATCGCCTGTGTTTTGCCGCTCTTGGGATTCCGGCGGCTGTCACGGTCGCACTCGTTCTTTTTGCACAAAGGAAATACCCCCATCCGGAGGTCTTTGAAAAGGATGAAGAGGAACAGACTGAGTTCCGCTTCCGCCCGGCTTTTGTGCTCTACATGGCTGCGATCTGTCTGTTTGCGTTCGGTTTCGCGGACTTTACGCTGATTACTCTTCATGCAGCCCGGACGCACGCTTTTCCCACGGCGACCCTGAGTCTTCTGTATGCGGGAGCGATGGCGGTAGACGCATTCGCTGCCCTGTTCTTCGGCTGGCTGTTTGACAAAATCGGTCTGCGCGCGCTGATCCTTTCGACCCTGTGCAGTGCATTCTTTGCGGCGTTTATCTTTCTGAGCGCGAATCCCTGGTCGATGGCGTTCGGGATTTTTCTCTGGGGCATCGGCATGGGCGCGCAGGAAAGCATCATGAAGGCCGCCGCCAGCAAAATCATTCCCAAGTCCATGCGTTCCACCGGTTTCGGCATTTTCGAGACAGGCTTCGGCATCGCCTGGTTCCTGGGCAGCTGGCTGCTTGGCGCCCTGTACGACATCGCACCGCTGTATCTGGCCGCAGTCTCCGCCGCCGCCCAGCTTCTGGCCGTTGTGTTCTATCTGCTCTGCATCCGCCAGAGCGCTGCCATGAAGCAATAA
- the cas3 gene encoding CRISPR-associated helicase Cas3': protein MSEFKTAVNQSRAEIILRIVDKHVMSLWAKKEEKNGIFFWLPLMVHLKDTMDVSRWLFEHWLSDSQRELCRKGLKGMGNREAVTPDLASDLASFLGGIHDLGKATPAFQTKKGFSNSKTLDDELKEKLERAGLSGISTVNLRYAGCSPHSLAGEYLLKKFGIGDDIGSIIGGHHGKPVDSLRDILNQSEYEANYFQSNDLRSSVRALWLAAQKETFEWALRENGFSDKDDLPKIPEPVQVIYEGLIIMADWIASNSDYFPLINIDREITENPENRLRMGISKWAGDTPLQTDSYPGKDQLFIDRFGFAPREFQKAVYETTESIRKPGIMILEAPMGEGKTEAALAVTELMMTKTGCSGLFFGLPTQATSNGMFSRIEEWLGSLAKYHDAFQSLRLSHGKAALNEDMNRLRKHADQVNTDGSHDENVYINEWFSGRKKAMLDDFVVGTVDGFLLLALKQKHLALRHLGFSKKVVIVDEVHAYDAYMQQYLEEAIRWMGVYGVPVILVSATLPPEKREAFIETYLRGTGMKKSDMRFPEVSANSYPLITYTDGQNVLVKDDFREGENKEIHIRKLDNDDLLETVSNLLAEGGVVGIVVNTVKRAQEIGKKCKDRFGSNTVEILHSSYIAADRVRKESDLINEIGKNGKRPEMKIVIGTQVIEQSLDIDFDVMVSDLCPVDLLLQRAGRLHRHDIDRPEKLKEPVLYVMGTNQEFKFARGSEMVYGKYFLIRTQHFLPDTIRVPSDIPVLIQEVYGDEDLKLDGSLKEKYEEAKRKQQIEIEEKKSKAQQFKIDHPNPNKTLIGWLREMDISETEETAAAQVRDIQETIEVIAVKKTGNGYGTFKDNVDVSGRISETRISKDLAGQTIRIPGHIIRKQGISHEIKWLEDYNRKSLSEWQKEPWLKGELGIIFDEDGTFDLNGTELKYDNEYGLREVKEVIDEKI from the coding sequence TTGAGTGAGTTTAAAACTGCGGTAAATCAGAGCAGGGCGGAGATAATATTGAGAATTGTGGATAAGCATGTTATGTCGTTATGGGCAAAAAAAGAGGAGAAAAATGGGATTTTTTTCTGGCTGCCTCTGATGGTCCATCTGAAAGATACTATGGATGTGTCCAGATGGCTTTTTGAACACTGGCTCAGTGATAGTCAGCGGGAACTGTGCAGAAAAGGCCTCAAAGGCATGGGAAACAGGGAGGCAGTAACCCCTGACCTTGCAAGTGATCTAGCCTCATTTCTGGGAGGGATACACGACCTTGGAAAAGCCACTCCGGCATTTCAGACAAAAAAAGGGTTCAGCAATTCAAAAACACTTGATGATGAACTGAAGGAAAAGCTGGAAAGAGCAGGACTTTCAGGAATATCCACCGTCAATCTGCGGTATGCGGGTTGTTCTCCACATTCTCTCGCTGGAGAATATCTTCTGAAAAAATTCGGGATTGGTGACGATATAGGCTCTATTATCGGAGGACATCACGGAAAACCAGTCGACAGTCTCCGGGATATATTGAATCAGAGTGAATATGAAGCAAATTATTTTCAGTCCAATGATTTACGAAGTTCGGTCCGTGCTTTGTGGTTAGCCGCTCAGAAGGAGACATTTGAATGGGCGCTGCGTGAAAACGGCTTTTCTGATAAAGATGATCTTCCGAAGATCCCGGAACCCGTGCAGGTTATATATGAAGGCCTTATTATCATGGCCGACTGGATAGCGAGCAACTCCGATTATTTTCCGTTGATAAATATAGATAGAGAAATAACGGAAAATCCTGAAAACCGCCTTCGGATGGGTATAAGTAAATGGGCTGGGGATACTCCTCTTCAAACAGACTCATATCCGGGGAAAGATCAGCTATTTATTGATAGATTTGGATTTGCCCCAAGAGAGTTTCAGAAGGCAGTATACGAAACAACAGAATCGATCAGAAAGCCCGGAATCATGATTCTGGAAGCGCCTATGGGAGAGGGAAAGACGGAAGCTGCTCTTGCGGTGACAGAACTGATGATGACAAAGACAGGATGTAGCGGACTATTCTTTGGGCTCCCCACCCAGGCAACATCTAACGGAATGTTCAGCAGAATTGAAGAATGGCTAGGCAGTCTCGCAAAGTATCATGATGCCTTTCAATCTCTCAGACTTTCCCACGGAAAAGCGGCTTTGAACGAAGATATGAACAGGCTCCGGAAGCATGCGGACCAGGTCAATACCGACGGATCACACGACGAGAATGTTTATATTAACGAGTGGTTCTCCGGAAGAAAAAAGGCCATGCTAGATGATTTTGTCGTAGGAACTGTAGACGGATTTCTACTTTTGGCGCTTAAGCAGAAGCATCTTGCATTGAGACATCTCGGATTCAGTAAAAAGGTAGTGATTGTTGATGAAGTGCACGCATATGATGCTTACATGCAGCAGTACCTGGAAGAAGCAATTAGATGGATGGGTGTGTATGGAGTTCCTGTGATACTCGTTTCGGCAACTCTTCCGCCTGAGAAACGTGAAGCATTCATTGAAACATATCTTAGGGGAACGGGAATGAAAAAAAGTGATATGAGATTTCCCGAAGTTTCTGCAAACAGTTATCCGCTCATAACCTACACCGACGGACAGAATGTTCTGGTAAAGGATGATTTCAGGGAAGGAGAAAACAAGGAAATTCATATCAGGAAACTGGACAATGATGACCTTCTTGAAACGGTCTCGAATCTCCTGGCAGAGGGAGGAGTTGTCGGGATAGTAGTCAACACGGTAAAAAGAGCCCAGGAAATTGGAAAGAAATGTAAGGACAGATTCGGTAGCAATACCGTGGAAATACTCCATTCGTCTTACATAGCGGCGGATAGAGTGAGAAAAGAATCAGATCTAATAAATGAGATAGGGAAGAACGGAAAACGTCCTGAAATGAAGATAGTCATTGGAACGCAGGTAATAGAGCAGTCCCTCGATATCGACTTCGACGTGATGGTTTCAGATCTGTGCCCTGTAGACCTTCTGCTTCAGCGGGCTGGAAGACTTCATAGGCACGATATTGACCGCCCGGAGAAACTGAAAGAACCTGTTCTTTATGTAATGGGAACGAATCAGGAATTTAAGTTCGCCCGCGGATCAGAAATGGTTTACGGAAAGTATTTCCTGATACGTACTCAGCATTTTCTGCCGGATACCATCCGGGTTCCATCCGATATCCCGGTCTTGATACAGGAAGTTTACGGGGATGAGGACCTGAAGTTGGACGGTTCTCTAAAGGAAAAATACGAAGAAGCAAAGAGAAAGCAGCAAATCGAAATAGAGGAAAAGAAAAGCAAGGCTCAACAATTCAAGATAGATCATCCGAATCCGAACAAGACTTTAATTGGATGGCTCAGAGAAATGGATATTTCAGAGACCGAAGAAACAGCGGCGGCACAGGTCAGGGACATCCAGGAGACCATAGAAGTGATAGCGGTAAAGAAGACTGGAAACGGGTACGGGACATTTAAAGATAACGTGGATGTCTCAGGAAGGATCTCCGAAACAAGAATATCAAAAGACCTTGCCGGACAGACCATTCGCATCCCAGGCCACATCATAAGAAAGCAGGGAATATCCCATGAGATAAAGTGGCTCGAGGATTATAACAGGAAAAGTCTTTCCGAGTGGCAGAAAGAACCGTGGCTCAAAGGGGAGCTCGGAATTATCTTCGATGAGGATGGGACGTTTGATCTGAATGGAACAGAACTTAAATATGATAACGAGTACGGACTTAGAGAGGTCAAAGAGGTAATAGATGAAAAGATTTAA